In one Gammaproteobacteria bacterium genomic region, the following are encoded:
- a CDS encoding IS3 family transposase: MQPLRPAAVIISRRVCAALRNQGICLGRHRVRTLMRRHGLKAGWRRKFIHTTDSRHNLPVADNVLDRCFNPSAADQVWVCDITYIRTASGWLYLAAVMDLYSRRIVGWPMAPTPPAELVCRALQMAIALRRPKPGLIVHSDRGCLYASQAHRALLAQHGFIASMSRKASCWDNAVMERFF, encoded by the coding sequence GTGCAGCCTTTGAGACCAGCGGCGGTAATTATCAGCCGCCGGGTCTGCGCAGCCCTGCGGAACCAAGGCATCTGCCTGGGCCGCCATCGGGTCCGCACACTGATGCGGCGTCATGGGCTCAAAGCCGGCTGGCGACGCAAGTTCATCCACACCACCGACAGCCGGCACAATTTGCCAGTGGCCGACAATGTGCTGGATCGATGCTTCAATCCGAGTGCTGCCGATCAGGTCTGGGTTTGCGATATCACGTACATCCGCACAGCCAGCGGCTGGCTGTATCTGGCCGCGGTCATGGACCTGTACTCGCGCAGGATCGTCGGTTGGCCCATGGCCCCGACGCCGCCGGCAGAGCTGGTCTGTCGCGCGCTGCAAATGGCGATTGCACTGCGCAGACCCAAACCTGGGCTGATCGTGCATTCGGATCGTGGATGCCTGTACGCCAGCCAAGCTCATAGGGCCCTGCTCGCGCAACACGGCTTTATCGCCAGCATGAGCCGCAAGGCCAGTTGCTGGGACAATGCCGTGATGGAGCGATTCTTCTGA